ttcaatgaaactttctgTGTTGCTTTTTGCTGAATGCTCCATATAAGTGAAGTGGAATGGAGTTTGATCATTACAGGAAAGAGACAAAAGGAAAGTTACAAACGCCTTAAACAAAACGCAATTTCTTAAATTAAGAAAACAGGGAGCTAAGCTACAGGATTCTATACATGTGTATCATGACACAAAAATGCAAACGGTaaggagtatttttttttttcaactcactGTAAGCACAGCCACGGTTTCATTCGACGTCAGTCTCTTCCGTCTTTGTGCTATTCTTGCAGTACGCCCTCTACGGTAGCAGTCATCTCCACTAAGGTTTCTGCAGGTGTACGTGTACACTACTTCTGCATCTTCCCTCTCAAGAAAAAGCCATTCGAATGACAGCATTTGCACATACACAAGCTTTTATCTATCTTTGACAGACCATGTTTAGGTTAAGACGTTGGTTTGCTGGATCCTCGGCAGCTGTCCTGTCTTCGTAACGAGTTCGGATCATGTAGTTGTGGCAGGTGAATGTGGTCGTGAACATAACCAAATACAAGAAAAGATTTGCCGTAACTCCCGCAGCATGTATTTCTCAGATACATGATAACAATGCACTGCAAAACTTAAGATTCAGAGTGTAGTTCCATGTTCCGGTGATGCGCTTCAACAAAATGTCATCCTTTTCAGTGCTGGACATGACTATTGTTAAGTCGAAGATCGCAGAGTAAGGAATCACGTACAACACGTGAGGGAATTTTCAtccttttgaaaatgaagttcCTTGGAAAATCTGGCTTCACAATGATCCGTTTATGGATAGAAAGAATAAGTGTCTCAGTATTTTGCTGAAATAAATCTTCTGCGTCACAATTCAGAATCGCACTTTGATctcattttcaaaaataaaagatgATACAAACTATTGCACTGACCTGCAGGCAGcgaggaatgtttttgtattgcACAGGCAATTGCCACATCTACACAAAGatgatttttgtcttttatttttttaaatactcgCCAGATACGTATTAAGTAGATGAATTAGATATGGCCTTACACGATTTCAGGTCAACGAACAGGGAGACGGTTTGATGATTGAAAGTTAAAGTTCTTGAAGTACAGAAGCTTTGCTCTTTCCATGTACCCCCGGACAGTGCGCTGAGCTGAAACCACTGTCAGTCCTAGACAGGTGTAAATTAGTTCGCACATCGTCTTCGTCCGACGTGCTGCAACTAAACTTGAGTACAtcattgtgttttctttccatggATGCAATATTGCTGGTTACTAGAAGGGTTATTTCTTTGCTTCCTTCGGCGGTGAGTTCTACATTCATTGTCTGCTCTGCTTCACTTTCATCTGCTTCAACGAGTTGACTTTCCGCTACAGAACCCTTTGTGGGTTCACCACGATGCTTACACTTATCATGGTTTCTGTTCCCATGCATTGCACGCTCATTTCGACACAATTCACTTCGCGTTTGGCTTTCCAAGTTGACAGTCCTTTCTGTGAGATAGGAAGCGAGACCTTCGTTGCCCGATCCATACTGAGAATGAGAAGCCACTTCCTCCTCCAAATCCTGTAGGAGACCGAGCGGCGAGTCAGCATCGTACTGGGAAACTCTACCTGAGTGATACCTTTTGGAGTTCATAGCCAGAAACCCTTCGTCATCTGACGAGGAGCTCAAAGTCTGTCCGGGTGGAAATTGTTGGCTTTTATCTTGAAGGTTTTCAGACTGTTTGCTTGGTGAAGAGTCGCCTTCACGATCCAAGGAGTGCGAAGAAACGATTTTCTCTGAGTAAGATTTGATCAAGTTACTCACGCCCTCAAGCTCTGGTGGGTAACTTTCGTCACAAGAAGACGAATCGGTAGATGAGATACGAGATCTTGACCTGGTGGCAAAGCTGTGTCTGCTACGTCCGGAGCGAGTCCGCTGATGAAGGCTACCGCAGCTATGCCGCCTTGTCCCTTCACGTGTTTTCGGAACGCTCCACGTGGCACTGTCTGGAAAGGATTCGCCTCCGAAGTCTAACGACCTGGTGGCTGGTAAAGGCCTTCGACGAGTTCTTTGGGTTTTGAGTTCTTGACTAAACAGACTAGTCTTCAGGAGTTCGCGAAGTGGAGTTCGTTTGACTTGGCTGCCTTCATCAATATGTCTACTGGCAGAATGTTTTTCCACGTTATTGTTGTTCTGATTGCCGTTGAGGCTTGGTTCAGTCGTATTGTAAGAATTCAAGATGACGGAATGATTAACTTCGCCTGCATTGGTCTCACTGCCTTGAACGGTACCTTTGATATTTCCCACAAGTTCCGCCATGACCTTCAGAGAATCCTCTAAGCTACATTGTCCCCACACTCCCGAATCTGCCTGGTAAGTGGACGCATTAATGTTCATATCTGATCCATCAAAGCCTTCCCCATTGCTGTCTGACACTTGAATCAGATCTGTCCTAGCCGGTCTACCTTTCAGTCGCCTGGACGGAGTGCTGATTCTTGAACTGCCTTCTGTATCAGAGTTTGGAAATCTCTGGACCAAAGAGTCTAATTTTTGTCTCAGCTTCTCCTCTGCCTCGTTCTCGTTTTCATCGTAAGAAGTTAGATTGAGAAGGTCGTCAATGATGTCCAAACAAGTGTCTACCTTTTCTGTCAGCTCCTGAGCTTTTTCCAAATCTAGACGCACTCTTTCCGATTCATTGGGGTTCACAGATTTTCGCTTTCTACTCGCTTGAcgctttttcctactttttgatGACTTTGGCCTTGAGAATTGTTTTCTGAAGTTAACATCATCTTCGTTTATTTCGGAATTCTCATCATGCATTGCAGATTGCTTCAGTCCTACAGGAGACCTTGAGCTACGTCTGACTAACCTTCGTTTCTGTCCCCTCTCACTATTTGTCTCCTGTGCTTTTGTGCAAGCTTTAATGTTTTGCGGATGATTTGTATCGTAACTACTAATGTCGTTCTGAGAACTATCAGTTGCATTGGCATCAGCTGATATAAAGACTTCGGAGTTATTCGCATCTTGGGTCGTCAGGCTTTCAGATAAAGCGATGTCAGTTTGTAGAGTCTCGGAGGAATTTCTCTTTGCATTATGACAAGTTTCCCCATTCACTGAGTTTATATCCGCTTGAGCGTTTCCGTTAACTTCTATCACTGACGTACTCTGTGCAGGATCTACTTCAGGGGGTATTGATTTGCTTCCCTCTACTGGCGACTCGGATACCATTACTGCTTCGATCATCTTTTcggtatctttatttgtgtcgACATCCACTGCGATGCTGCAGTTGGCCGTTGATGTTTCCTGAGCGACATCATCGACATCTAGAGCCTGCTCGTCGTCGATGCCGTCTAAGTAGTCTTTTGCGATGATACCCGTGTCACTCTCAATAACTAATGGAGATTCAACAGGTGCATCTTCAAGTCTCTCTGGGAGTGGTGTCCCCGAACTGACAAGCGACGCACTCCTTGGTCCGATGATCTCACCTAGATACGGAAACATTGAGTGGATTGTGGAGATTTAAATAACTTGtatttaaaaagacatttacCAAACAAAAGTATTAAAGTGTACTTTTTATACATGAAATGGCCTTCGCAAGGTTTTGAAATAACAAGGAGAAACAGTTATGATCTTATATCAAAACATAGTTTCGGATAAATTGAAATATCTATTTTTTCTGTCTCTGCATTATTTGTCACCTTCGAGTATACGTCAGTTTCAatctgggttgttgttgttttttttttcacttgatggCCGAAAATGGGCTCTTAGGCAAAGGCAAACTTGTGGTCTAGAATGCTACAACACCCACAGTATACGTACACTAAAAATTTGTATGTTAGGAAGATGTTTTACAAATCAGTCTATTCTCGTACCCTGGTTTCGTCCAAAGACActttatgaataattcattactACAGACTGTCGTAGTAGAAACACCTAGTTTCATTTCATTCGACATAGTCAGTAATCTCCAATGTATGTTGTTCCTTTTTCAAGTGGATTTTGAAAGTAACATATTACGTTCTCTGAGTACGCAATACATCCGTAATAATGTGCACAATTAATCAgattttgaatatgattatgCCATTGTATGCTGCAGTTCAAACAGAAAGTATTCTTATAATATTGTGGtcagttatttgtttgttcgttggTAAGTCAAAAGGATCTCACAGAACCGTCATGACATACCTTCTATTCTAAGTAGACATGAGCAGAAAGCCTGGCCATGTGGATTAATTGCCACACACGTGTACTCCCCACCATCACGGACTGTAGTCTCATTAACATCCAGGATGGAAACGAGTGCGCATGCGTCCGATTCTTCGCTGGTCCCACCGTCGGCGTAGTTTGCAACACGGATGCGACAGGAGGCTTCCTGTTTGACGGCTTTCCCTGAAGCGAACCAGCTAATTTCCGGCAGGGGGTAACCTGAGGCAATAATGATAGATTATAGCTCACATCTTCTTATCTGTGTTTCCGTGTGAATAGCTGACAGCAATGATGCGCTCCTTAGCTTTGACGATGAAAAGTTTTGCTATggttttcaatgatttttcagCTGTTGTTTGTATTAAGATTTTCGGATGCACGGGAATGCAGCATGGAAAAGCCGCAAGTATTTCATTTATACCTAATGCCTGCGTATGATGGAAAATCTGAAATGTATCATACACCCAGCAGGCACAATCACATTACAATGAGAATTAACATGTTTTCACGAGGTTTATAACAGTATTAAGGAAgcgcctctctctctctctctctctctctttcctattCTAGAGTAAATAATGACAATTGTTCCATGGTGGGgcaaaagaaatattgaaacaCTTCTGAATTAGATCTGGACTAGTTGTATGGAAGGGGTACGCGGTATTTGTCACCACTGGAAAAGATAAAAAAaccacagaaacaaaaaaaagaatcctTCTGAGGGACAGATTTACACAGAATGTGCAAATGTCCCTAAGTCAGTGAGATTGTAAAATATATGGCAAACTTTGGGGAGATAATGTTATGTTTAAACCAAATTCAAATTATTGCCTAACTCCACTGTTTTCAGTAAAAGTTTTGACGAATGAATAATTTTAATCCTTCCCTCTCCCTTCGCCTTCTGTTTCATTCTTCCTTGATATAGGAAATGGATTACAGGAGTGATCAAACTTTATTAACCGAATTAAGCTGACGAgttaaaacagaaatacaacTGCTGCAAAGCCTTTCAAGCGAACCATGTGTTAACAAGTAGAATCCGCTCGCTATTAAAAGGCAACGAGGGGCGCTGGACGTGCCCTGCGCACCCGACGACTAACACTATCACTCGCTTCTCGGCCCGACTTACCGGCTATGCAACAGACAAATCTAGCCTCGCCCCCAGCTGGGCAGGTGTTGTTTCGTGGCTTAATGATGAATCGAGGCGAATGATGACGTAAATTGCTGAAGTCCGTCTGTGCCATTGTGTCGTCAAAGGTAAAGGTTCTCTCTAAGACATCTTCCTGTCCTCTTTGTGGATGTATCAAaacaagagaggaaaaaagaaaagtaaggaATCTTTGTTGACACCCATCTCATTGTTACGTAACAATGTGTCGGAACGGCTTGAAATGCTTCGCTGATTcacgaaatgaaacaaaaatttaaataatgataaaattggGCTGTATTTTGTTATCTTGGCAAAAAAATTAGTGATACCAATGTGACGATAAAAGACATATATTTACAAGCCTCTAGACTATATCTGTGACGTCAGAGATGGCGTTTATaacgaaaagaaaatgaaaagagtcTTTGTTGACAACCATCTCACTATTATGTAACAATGTGTCGGAACGGTTTAAAACAGTTTGTAACAAATTACAATGATTATAAAAATTGGCTCTATTTCGTTATCTTGgcgacaaaaagaaaaaaatacaatagtGAAACTGATGTGACAATAAACATTATAGTCTCCACTCTGGAATTTAATGACTTTTTTCTGTGACGTCAGATATTACGTTTTTTAATGTCGTTGACGATGCAAATGTTTACGGTCTTTTCACAGAGAAGTGACAATTGGGGCGATTACGCGAGATGACGTACATAACCACAAACCCTGTCATTAATAATCTTTTTGGTAATTCATCGGAGCAAATGATGACCAATACGTCGATTGctaatgattatttttagtcATTAAACAAGACAGAAAATGCCAGATTTTATTACACTGTCTAGATTAG
The DNA window shown above is from Diadema setosum chromosome 22, eeDiaSeto1, whole genome shotgun sequence and carries:
- the LOC140245296 gene encoding uncharacterized protein gives rise to the protein MSKKKPPPLRKHGDSSSMSLGTSFPNSPPPARTRYVNGPTMLAMSSPKMTSFPDVTSDDTEDYETACSELSDRGQEDVLERTFTFDDTMAQTDFSNLRHHSPRFIIKPRNNTCPAGGEARFVCCIAGYPLPEISWFASGKAVKQEASCRIRVANYADGGTSEESDACALVSILDVNETTVRDGGEYTCVAINPHGQAFCSCLLRIEGEIIGPRSASLVSSGTPLPERLEDAPVESPLVIESDTGIIAKDYLDGIDDEQALDVDDVAQETSTANCSIAVDVDTNKDTEKMIEAVMVSESPVEGSKSIPPEVDPAQSTSVIEVNGNAQADINSVNGETCHNAKRNSSETLQTDIALSESLTTQDANNSEVFISADANATDSSQNDISSYDTNHPQNIKACTKAQETNSERGQKRRLVRRSSRSPVGLKQSAMHDENSEINEDDVNFRKQFSRPKSSKSRKKRQASRKRKSVNPNESERVRLDLEKAQELTEKVDTCLDIIDDLLNLTSYDENENEAEEKLRQKLDSLVQRFPNSDTEGSSRISTPSRRLKGRPARTDLIQVSDSNGEGFDGSDMNINASTYQADSGVWGQCSLEDSLKVMAELVGNIKGTVQGSETNAGEVNHSVILNSYNTTEPSLNGNQNNNNVEKHSASRHIDEGSQVKRTPLRELLKTSLFSQELKTQRTRRRPLPATRSLDFGGESFPDSATWSVPKTREGTRRHSCGSLHQRTRSGRSRHSFATRSRSRISSTDSSSCDESYPPELEGVSNLIKSYSEKIVSSHSLDREGDSSPSKQSENLQDKSQQFPPGQTLSSSSDDEGFLAMNSKRYHSGRVSQYDADSPLGLLQDLEEEVASHSQYGSGNEGLASYLTERTVNLESQTRSELCRNERAMHGNRNHDKCKHRGEPTKGSVAESQLVEADESEAEQTMNVELTAEGSKEITLLVTSNIASMERKHNDVLKFSCSTSDEDDVRTNLHLSRTDSGFSSAHCPGVHGKSKASVLQEL